The following proteins are co-located in the Candidatus Methylomirabilis tolerans genome:
- a CDS encoding acyl CoA--acetate/3-ketoacid CoA transferase subunit beta has translation MSDMEFSESEFMICQCARLIQDGTLIFIGYGMPQIAAILAQRLHAPRMVQVYEFGAVGALPETPFVRFTMGGPRNCYRSLAWTSMNTIFAQAQLGMVDMGVLGATQIDRFGNLNSTMLGADYHRPEKRFPGSGGANEVLSQCWQTVIVIKHERRRFVEKVDFVTSPGYLDGTPGARERAGLPRDTGPWRVATSKALYGFDDRTKQMILLGVLRGLSVDDALKEMEFAPLIAERVEELLPPTPEELRILREEIDPDRAIIGAAGE, from the coding sequence TTGAGCGACATGGAGTTCAGCGAATCAGAGTTCATGATCTGCCAGTGCGCCAGGCTGATTCAAGACGGCACACTGATCTTCATCGGGTATGGGATGCCGCAGATCGCCGCGATTCTGGCCCAGCGTCTGCACGCCCCTCGGATGGTCCAGGTCTATGAATTCGGCGCGGTCGGGGCGCTCCCCGAGACGCCGTTCGTCCGTTTCACGATGGGCGGACCGCGCAACTGCTATCGGTCGCTTGCCTGGACGAGCATGAACACCATCTTCGCGCAGGCTCAGCTTGGGATGGTCGATATGGGCGTCCTCGGCGCTACCCAGATAGACCGGTTCGGCAACCTGAACTCGACCATGCTTGGAGCCGATTACCACCGCCCGGAGAAACGGTTTCCCGGAAGCGGAGGCGCCAACGAGGTCCTCTCGCAGTGCTGGCAGACGGTGATCGTCATCAAGCACGAGCGCCGCCGTTTCGTGGAGAAGGTTGATTTCGTGACCTCTCCAGGCTATCTGGATGGCACGCCCGGAGCCCGCGAACGGGCCGGCCTGCCCAGGGACACCGGACCATGGCGCGTGGCGACCTCCAAGGCCCTGTACGGATTCGATGACCGAACCAAGCAGATGATCCTGTTGGGGGTCCTGCGCGGCCTAAGCGTCGATGACGCCCTGAAGGAGATGGAGTTTGCCCCCCTCATTGCTGAGCGGGTTGAGGAGCTTTTACCCCCGACACCTGAAGAGCTTCGCATCCTTCGGGAGGAGATCGATCCCGATCGCGCCATCATCGGCGCCGCCGGGGAGTGA
- a CDS encoding CoA transferase subunit A, with amino-acid sequence AVNPDVGLVHVHQCDIYGNARCFGPGVSPLETAMASKRTIISTEEIITTDDIRKEPSKTTIPYYMVDAVVYAPFGSLPGGTQGLYEMDIPHFLEFMGASRDEQKMAAYLDKYVYSVASHEEFLDKRVGMARLLELKRQATIKEGYH; translated from the coding sequence GCCGTCAACCCCGATGTCGGGCTGGTCCATGTCCATCAGTGCGATATCTATGGCAACGCCCGCTGCTTCGGCCCTGGCGTGTCACCGCTGGAAACGGCCATGGCCTCCAAGCGGACCATTATCTCGACCGAAGAGATCATCACGACCGACGACATTCGCAAGGAGCCGTCGAAGACCACCATCCCGTACTATATGGTCGATGCCGTCGTCTATGCCCCGTTCGGCAGCCTGCCTGGGGGGACACAAGGGCTCTACGAGATGGATATCCCGCACTTCCTGGAGTTCATGGGCGCCTCACGCGACGAGCAGAAGATGGCCGCCTATCTCGACAAGTATGTCTATAGCGTCGCCTCCCACGAGGAGTTTTTGGACAAGCGCGTGGGGATGGCGAGGCTCCTGGAGCTGAAGCGGCAGGCGACGATCAAAGAGGGGTATCATTGA